The genomic region AGAAAACCAAGGTACCGACTGGATGTGCTATAATTCGATTTACGAAGATGGAACTGAAAATATCAGCAGCGAAGGCGAAGCAAGGTTTTGAGAATGTTCTCAATCGTGTAGCGTCTGGCGGCGACGAGTATGTGATCGAGCGAGGGGGGAGGGCGGTTGCCGCCCTTGTGCCCGTTGAGAGGCTGAAGCAGGTGAGGAAAGCGGCCCGCCTGCGTCTCCTCGAGATCCTCAAGAGGAATCAAGAGGCCAACCGGTTCGCGGCCCCGACTGAGACTGAGCGCCTTGTGAATGAAGCCGTGGCCCATGCCCGAGCGAGTCGGCGGGACAGCTAGACTCGGCATCATCCACGACCATTGCCAGTCGTACTCGACGCAAACGTGTACGTAAGCTCGCTCCTCCAGCCCATGGGCCCCTCTGCCGAGATCTTTCGTTTGCTTCTTATGGAAAACGCTTTCGAACTCGTGGTTTCGCCTGGCATCTTGGACGAGATCAGGCGTGCCCCGGGCTACCCTCGTGTCAAGAAGAGGCTGAAGTCCGGCCAGAAGGAAATCGAAGAATACCTCCTATCTCTTGAAATACTCTCCTCGGTTGTGAGGCCGAGCGCGATCCCGGAGGTGCTGGATACGGATCCGGACGACAACCAGTATTTGGCCTGCGCGAAGGAAGGGGGCGCGGAATTCATCGTCTCCGGCGATTCACACTTGCTGGAGCTGAAGGAATTCGAGGGTGTAAAGATCGTGACCCCGCGAGATTTCATCACGCTCCTGAATTCGGCAAGGTAAATCTTGGCCGTGCGGAGAGGCGGCGTTTTTCTCACGGAGAAAGTCCCCGCTGGAGAGTGTTGAAATGACACGAGACAAGAACGGGCCCCGGACTCCCTCGTTCCCCCACTTACTTGCGCCGAGCGCGATCCGTTACTAACAGACCCCATGTCGTTTACATGCAATCAAAAGAGTTCGTCCATTGTTTCAACGGTGACCCAAGATAATACGCACGCACTCGATTTCATCGGAGTGGACGCGTATTTCCCACTCACGAATTCGCGCGAGGCCGCCTATGAGCAGATCTTCGCCGGCTGGGGAAAGCATGCCGCGGAGGTCCTCAAGACTTTTTTCACCGCGCCATGAAACCCGGACCCTCGACCACCGACGCCGAAGCCGAACGCCATGTGGGCCAAATCGCCGGCGAGCTTTCCCGCCGTTCCTTCCTCTTCGGCGTCGCAGCATCCGCCTGCGGTTTCGCCTGCATGGCCGGGACCGGCTGTGCCCGAATCGATCCAAGACTTCCCGGAATCGACAGAGACGCCGCGGGAAAACTCGGCAAGGCCACCTATGCCCGGCTTCACGCGCTCGCCGACACGGTGCTGCCTTCTCGCGAGGAGGCCCCCTTCGATGCCGCTTCCTTGGGCGTGGCGGAGCGCCTGTCCGCCATGTTTGTCTCACAGGGACGGCGAATGCCGATGGTCATCCGTGGCGCGATGTTCATACTGGAGTATCTGCCGCTCGTGACCGATCGCAGCGGTGCGGCCTTCTCTCGTTGTTCGCGTGAGAAACGACAAACGATCCTCCGGGCGTGGCTGGATTCGCGGTCCCGCCTCAGAAGGCTCATCGCGTCCTCGATGCGAAAAGCCGTCATGTTCTCCGCCTATTCGCATCCTGACACGTGGTCCATGATCGGATACGGTGGCCCTTGGGTATCAGCCGACCGTCCCCCCACATCGGTCCACCCTCTCGGCATGGGCGTCTCGCCCGATTCCATCTCTGCGCGTTCCAATGATCCGGGGCGGCTCGAATGGGGGTCCTTGCTTCGATGAATCGGATTATCGATGGCCGGTCCACCGACTTCGAGCGGGAAATCCGATGCGAGTTCGCCGTGATCGGCACCGGTGCGGCCGGCAGCGTTGCGGCTCGAATTCTCGCCGCAGCGGGAAAAAACGTTCTCATGATCGAGGCCGGGCCGTTTGTAACTGAGAAGGGGTTCAATCAGCGGGAGGATGAGATGTACGGCCTTCTCTACGTGAACCATGGGACGCAGGCCACGGTGGACGGTCTGATCGGCGTTGCGCAGGGGAGATGTGTCGGCGGATCGACGGTCATCAACGGGGGAGATCTGGAACCGACCGCCCAGCCCGTGTTCGAGTATTGGAGAAGGCATCACGACCTCGAACCGTGGAACTATGCCGAGTGGCACGCGGCGGAGCAGAGGGTGATGGCCGCGATCGGAGCCAACAGGATTCCGGATGCGCTCGTGACGCCGGATGCGCGCGTGCTCTTGCATGGTGCCTCATCGCTCGGATGGAAGGGCGGCATTTTCATGAACAATCGGGTGGGCTGTGTGGGAGCCGGCGCCTGCCTGATCGGTTGCTCGTACAACGCGAAGCGGAGCGCGCTCATCACCTATGTTCCTCAAGCCTTGTCGGATGGAGCACGGCTGCTTCACCACGCCCCGGTCGAGTCGATCCGCCCCGATCAGGCCGGCTTCGAAATTCAGATCGGCACTCCACTTCCCGTCAGGGTCCATGCCGACCAGATCGTGTGCGCCGCCGGCGCGATCCAAACGCCCATCCTGCTCGAAAAGAGCGGGCTGGGTGACCGATCCGGATACGCCGGCAAACACCTCAGTCTCCAACCGCAGGTTCCCGTTCTCGCGCGTTTTCGCGAGCCCGTGGGATCGTTCTACGGCATTCCGCAGATCGCCTATGTAGACGAGTTTGAAACGGCCACGGAGGACGCCGGCTACGGCGGCTTTCGATTGGAGTCCGCCTCGCCCGGACCGGGCGCGGCGGCGGCGCTACTACCCGGCATAGGAATCGGCCACCTGCGCGATCTCTCACAGTTCGACCACTACGCAGCCTGCATGGTGCTTGTGCCGGACAAGCCCGCGGGCTCGGTTCAGCCCGGCATCGGGAGCCGGGCGGCCATCCGGTACCCGCTATCGGAGGATGTTGTCAGCCGAATGCGGATGGGCATGAAGGCTGCCGCGCGGGCGTATTTCGAGGCGGGTGCCGTGGAGATCCTCCTCCCATGGGAGGATCGCCCCCGCCGCGCGGCTGATCTCTGGGCCGCGGAGGCAATGATCGCATCGGTTAAGTTCGAAGGTGGACGTGTCCACCTAATCAGCGCCCACCCGCAAGGCACAACGCGGGCAGCGAGGCGCCCCGACCGCGGCGTGGTCAATGAATGGGGCGAGCACCATCAGGTGAAAGGCCTCCACGTTCTCGATGCCGGGATTTTCCCAACAACGTCGAGCAGCCACACGATGGTTCCCATCATGGCCGCCGCCGACATGTTGGCGAGGCGGATGGTTGGGACTTGAGTTCGATCGCCGCCGGGTACTACCGGGCTTTTTTCGAAAACGTATTTCTCCGGTAGCCGCAGGCTTTAGCCTGCGTCCGAAGACGCACCCTCAAAGGGTGCGACTACCAAGAAATCGCTCGAAAACCACAGGGTTTTCAAACAAATCCTAGCCGGGAGAAGTCATCGCGGTGCCCGTTCTTGGAGATCCCTTCCCTCCTGCGTTGTCGAGCACCCGAAGAAATTCCCGGGCGAATCGATTCGCATCACCCGGCCAGCGGGCCGAAACGTAGTTCCCATCCACCACGGCGAAACCGCGCTCGGGCCTTGAGGCTGAATCCCGCCGGAGGCTCAT from Nitrospirota bacterium harbors:
- a CDS encoding GMC family oxidoreductase, yielding MNRIIDGRSTDFEREIRCEFAVIGTGAAGSVAARILAAAGKNVLMIEAGPFVTEKGFNQREDEMYGLLYVNHGTQATVDGLIGVAQGRCVGGSTVINGGDLEPTAQPVFEYWRRHHDLEPWNYAEWHAAEQRVMAAIGANRIPDALVTPDARVLLHGASSLGWKGGIFMNNRVGCVGAGACLIGCSYNAKRSALITYVPQALSDGARLLHHAPVESIRPDQAGFEIQIGTPLPVRVHADQIVCAAGAIQTPILLEKSGLGDRSGYAGKHLSLQPQVPVLARFREPVGSFYGIPQIAYVDEFETATEDAGYGGFRLESASPGPGAAAALLPGIGIGHLRDLSQFDHYAACMVLVPDKPAGSVQPGIGSRAAIRYPLSEDVVSRMRMGMKAAARAYFEAGAVEILLPWEDRPRRAADLWAAEAMIASVKFEGGRVHLISAHPQGTTRAARRPDRGVVNEWGEHHQVKGLHVLDAGIFPTTSSSHTMVPIMAAADMLARRMVGT
- a CDS encoding type II toxin-antitoxin system prevent-host-death family antitoxin, which produces MELKISAAKAKQGFENVLNRVASGGDEYVIERGGRAVAALVPVERLKQVRKAARLRLLEILKRNQEANRFAAPTETERLVNEAVAHARASRRDS
- a CDS encoding putative toxin-antitoxin system toxin component, PIN family, whose protein sequence is MPVVLDANVYVSSLLQPMGPSAEIFRLLLMENAFELVVSPGILDEIRRAPGYPRVKKRLKSGQKEIEEYLLSLEILSSVVRPSAIPEVLDTDPDDNQYLACAKEGGAEFIVSGDSHLLELKEFEGVKIVTPRDFITLLNSAR